A window of Quercus robur chromosome 12, dhQueRobu3.1, whole genome shotgun sequence genomic DNA:
TGCACTAATGcttatgatatttatttttcttttatagtcATACAAGAATTTGGAAACTGGGCAGAAGTTCTTCTCCAAAGAAGATGTTCTAAACTATATAAAATCCAGAAGAAGTGACAGTGGAAAGCCTCAACCAACTAATAGACGCATCAAAAGGCACTCTAAAGTCAGTTCTAAGACAGTAAGTATGAAATTTGAACATCCTATCTTCACCGACCATTTACCGCTCCAATTTGCCTATGTGTAGtcaatgatatatatttttttcatcattttaacAGATTGTGGTAAAAACAAATGAACATCCTGACTGGTTACCTAATGATTGGAATGTGGAGGTTAGGACCCGTCACAGTGGTTCAAAAATTGGAGCAAAATACAAGGTATGATATACATTTATTGGGTGATCTTCTTGTATATTCATTGAAAGGAATTTTTCCAATTTATATTTAACACTCCCCCCACGCCATGGTTATACGTGTTCTGTTGGGGAATTCCAGGTTTTCCACTAATAATGATTTAGCTGTTAGTCTGGAGTGCATGACTACTGTCTGATGACTGGCATGACACATGAGATGCTAGTGATTTTTGATGCTCTGAAATTACTATCTTTGgtatttaaatacaaaattagtGGAATTTTTTCCTTTATGTCACCTTTGTGTTGGTTGTAATGGGAACTTCTAGGCTGCTGCTAATAATGTACtcatttcctttctcttttttatgtatattggTCTCTTGTAGACTTTTAATATCACTTCAATTGGAAACTTTTAACATTTTATACCTTCTATTTCCTGCTGTGTTATTTATTCTTATGAATTGAACAAGATGATTACATGACATACAAAAATCAAGGTATGATTAGTTCCTGTTTTAAAATAGGTATAAACTGAGACCCGTTAGGGTGCAATCTAGTGGTTGGAGGCTAGAGATGAGATGTAGACCTAGATATCCTGGGCTCAATCCCCATTAAGAGTTACCCTGGATTACCTAATACACGGTTTTGGTAGGTGGGGTCATGTATCTGTGGTTTATTCTGCAAGGGTGGGTCCAAAGGGCCCTGTCTAGGTGAGGTTCCAcgtcatcaacaaaaaaaaaaaaggtttaaactGAGTTCTAGGAAATGTCCTCtagcttgttttgataattgcTTATAGAAAAGCTGGATTCTTGATTGTGACACAATTACATACTCTTTGATGTGGGAAGCTGGGAACTAAATTATATCTCATGTCATGATTCTTGTTGTGTTACATTGTACTAAGTTTCCTCCTTAACACTGTTTTGTTCAATCCccattctcttaaaaaaatacaatatttttcttgttctatCAAACAACTTTATCGTTTGATTTTTGACTGTAGaaatttaattgtttgattAGAGGGGAAAAAATTGGTCCTTCTAATGATATGAAAATACTCTTCAGTTAATATAgtgaaaatgattacatattaagaaaattatggACTTAGATTTATATTTTGCCCACCAACATAatgcatttattattgttattattttttatgactgTATTCTTGTTGCAGTGTTACATTGATCCCTTGGCTGGATGTAGATTCTATTCCAAGCCAGAGGTATTGCGATATCTCAAAACTATAAAGCGCAAAACCTCTACGTCCAATAAGAGGAAGACAGATAATGGCATATCTTCGGTGAGCAAAGTTTATTcttttaaactttattattctttcttgtattaaaaaaataaaataaaataaaaatttattattctttaaattaattgtcttttttttgggtgtcccccccccccccctttagtTTAATTAATGGACttttggctctctctctctctctctctctctctctcagtaacaatgaattttcaaatttggatAGTTTTTGTACCTTATAAGGTTATAAAGTTATTTCATGTTTAGTAATAGATAATAGGGGCATTTTTCctcagttttggttttttttttttaatggataagATATCAGAAAATTTGTGAATACAAAAGTCACAACCAACTGAAAGATACAAGAATAAAAAGTATAACTAAGCAAATATGCTTGGTGAAACCCTATAACAAAATTTGTATGATCTCAGAAAAGCTGGGCAGCAGAGCCCAATGGAAAATATAATCCAAACtcagtttaaagtttaaacatcaaaccaccaaaaaacaaaacattctCATGAAGAGAATTATATGGCTTTCTTGTGAGCTTCCACTGTATTTTCCTCTTGTCTTTTCCAGGAGGTCTCTCTCCAGTTCTTGTCAGCTAATCCAGAATATTTCTGCTTAATTTGACTACTTTGTAATAACAAATATGTTCAATAACTCCAGAAAATACATGCAGAAAGCAGAATTGagattaaatttgtattttcttgtTAGCCTCTTGCTGCCTGGATTCCTCTGGACCCTGGTTTGTTTTTGGAGTTGATTGGAAAGTTATCTTGAATTGGGTTGCCTTCTGCATCTTTAAATCTAGTAATTTGGTTTTCCCCGCTCCTGATGGAAGTTTTGGTGTGAAAGAAACTGTTTTGGTGATACACAAAAGCAAGCCAACATAACTTCTTCATTGTCATAACTTATGGATCAATATCAGATCATCAAGATGAAAGTCAACCTGCCAAAAAGCTAACTACTGTTATCACCGAACCTTTAACTCCTTACTGCAAGGATTTTAGGTGTGGGACAGTGGAGATCTTACCACAGAACTTCTCTCACTTCTCTGAATAACTACCAGTGACTCAGGAAACCTCTCATAAAATATGTTATACAACTACATAGAAtctctattttttcaatttctatgGAGTTACAGTAGAAGAAACTGACCACAAAACAATATGTTAAGACAACAAACGGAAGCAGATGGTTGATGCTtggtaaaattttgataaactttGGTGATTGAATATTAATCTTGGAGATGAAACATTTCCCAAGGCATTCCTTTGCACCCTCATGGGTGGCTCAATACATCAAAAGTAAAAAGCTTTGTTTCATATCTGGAGAAAAGTCAATAATCATTTATGCACCATTAGTGAGAAACATTTGTTCCATAATATACTGAAGTAAtggtataattttgttttgtacacATGGATTATGTTTGTGCCATTAGTTTTATCAGATATACATCTACttataagataaaataaaagttttatcaGATATACATCTAATAACTAAAGTATTATGTAGGTTGCGGTTGAGAAGCATAAGGTGGAGGATTTACCACGTGGGTGGATAAAGGAAATCAAGATTAAAAAGAATGCACATGGAATTAGAAGGGACCCGGTATGGAATTTGTTATGCTACTGTTTGATCCAGTTGCAGTGCTTTTCTTCCCCCTcccctctcttccttcttcacaCCTGCACACACATAAAGACAAGTGTGTATCTATGCCAAATGTGCACCCTATCTAGTGTAGACAGTTGTCAATTATGTGCAATTTATTTAACGAGTTatgttttaatgttttcaaaatattatcactatatatgaaatttgattGGTACCTACTTGCTACAGTATTACACAGATCCCAAAAGTGGATATGTTTTCCGCTCCAAAAAGGATGTTTTGCGCTATCTAGAAAGTGGAGAGATTAGTAGACATGCATTGAAACCAAAGAAAAGTTGCATTAACAATGCAGAGTTGATTAACAGTGAAATATCAGTAAGTCTGCACCTTATTTGGTGCTTCAGTAAATGAATACTGTGTTGTGCTGTTTTCAGCATTATTGTTCTCTCTGTCattccttctttcctttgacaGTAAACATGCCCAGTTACCTTCATGTACTAAGTTATCAGTATTAGTATGCATACTATgtctaaaaattttgaattaatattCATATTCTGTAAGTTTTCAGGATGTTAGAAAGGGATGATGCCCCGTGTTtacttagaaaagaaaaataccatTGACCAAAATAAGTTTGAAATATGACTAATGTAACTAAAATTTTTGTAGTAGAAATCTAAAAGGTATTCTTTTATGGTAATACTGAACTAGCAAACATGGAAATGCCATAAAGAGGTCAGGAGCATTTCAAATCAAACCATAGAAGACTTATCAGGGAAAAAATCAAACCAGAGAAGACTAAGAGTAAACTGAATTGAACATTGAATTTCATAGCTAATGTTCTGATACACATTACTTGTAGCTTATTTATTGATGTGCTGCTGAAATTTAAGGACAGATGATACCCAATGATTGCATTTAATAGCTGAATCTGTAACATTATAACATtggataaaattttagtttcataTAAACTATAGAAAATGAAGGGTGAAAAAACCATCTTTACACTTAGAAACAGGAGGaatacaatgtatgtaaaaCTTCTTTCTCCATCTTCAAAATTTTTACTACAATTTGGTTAAAGAATCAGAATTTCAAAAAGaatcatatatatgtatatggaCAAGCATTATTGTCATACACACCTTAGGCATTTGgtgtcaaattttcattttacggtatttttcaaacaaaaactgAGCCAAGAAGCTCTAAGTCAAATGGTTCTGCCTTCCATTGAAATAATGAGGCAGATGATGAGATCATGGGTTCAAGACTTTTTAAGTGCATATGTAGCTTACccataaaaattcaaacaataATTGAGATCAAGTTTGATGGATCTAAAATAGTATAATACATCATTACATAACACCATTGCACCTATGCATCCAATATTTGGTTAGCAAACCCTTCCTAAGTGGTTGAAGCTGATGCTGTTGCTTCAAATAACGTTTACAAAAGTAACAAGTAATGTATTAAGGTTGCCAGATCATGCCATTATTTAATTTATGCAATGAATTCCCCCatattttaactcaattttatatgaaattcTTAAAACTTGTCATATAACACCTTACAATGCTCAGTTTTATAACCTACCAATAATAATATGTTTCTCAAACAACGAGACAACATACTAATTATCATTGATTAACGACCACTTCCAGTCCCAAAAAGAATAACAACCTCTTTTCTTCCTTAAGGCTGTGCAAAAACTATATGCATTACCATTTTCCATTTTTACTGTATTATTCTTTGAACAACTCTCCATTCATCCTGTGTAAAACTAATCTCtaattctttctttgttttaaattgAGGCTGCATTTGTTACACCTGAAAATATTAGGTGTTTGGTTTGATTGCAAATGCTGGTCAACTTGAAAATATCTTCAGGTTGACTGAAAATTTTGGGCATTTTACCATAAATCATTTTAAATCCCTATTTTCAGTCCAAGCGCCCTCTCTCTACAGTTAGATCAAAAGCCTAGACCAaacccttctttctttctctctctctctccaacagCGGCTCTAGGGGGCCCACAGAGACAACCAGGCAAACGGCAACTCATGAGGTTGATGGTGGTGGCATGTGAAGCGGCCCAGCAAAGTTACGGCTGAAATCTTGGTGACGACACAGCAACTATACTGACAGCAAGGTTGTGTCAGCAATGTACTTTGGGTTCGCTGGTGTGATGGGCTTCAGTTGTGGGGTTTTGGGTGATCAAGCTTGGGATCTGCAGCATCTGAAATCCTGAtctcaccctctctctctctctctctctttctcattattcatttcaaattataacttctcttttttactattattctttttttcttttttttcgaTTGTTTGTGTtgtaatatgtttattttttatctgtTGGGGAGCAAAGAAAACTTGAGAAAGTAGTTGAAAATATGTTTTCCAAAGCATTTTTCaagaatgcaaccaaacacttgaaaatatttcttTTCTGGGAAATATTTTTTACAGTCGGAAATTATTTTCAGGTGAAACAAATGGAGCCTTCTTTTGTGCTTTTAGATTTTGTTCTTTGGTATCATCACAGGTTCAATTTCAAGCATGCCAACTTTATATCCTCATAGCAAATGATGGAAAAACCATCCATGTAGTAAACAGTTGGCTCACCTCTAATGCATCCTCTTTTACCTGCCTCCACAAACACCAATGGTTATTTGCCAAAGTTCCGTTATTAAAAATATTCTGAATACTAAAATCCCCCAAATCAAGCCTGATTCTCATAGAATGCAACTATAACCATGTAGATATGGCTACTATCTTGGGAAATCATATTTATTGGATGCTAACAATCTTATAaaaccacacacacaaaatcttGGAAAATCATACTGGGTTTGTTAGacttttccattattttttgcAGTTGCAACATTACTAGGGAGGATGATttatgtttataattttgttttcttcttttctttttgcccATTTTATAGCCATCATCTGCAGCTAAAAGGCAGAAATTAAATCACCCAGCAACCAGACGGAGGCTTTTTGCAGGTGAGAGGTCATAGATGATGAACAATTCTCATAGCATGATTGTCCAAATATATTAGTCAGTCCAAGTCAGAGTGGTCCAATAATGAATCAATTATTTCTAAGCTGCATTGCTTTCTGTTAAATTTTACTGCAGGTAAGGGTAGTTCTGCTCTATCATTAGAAGGTAAGGGAACTTCTGCTCTATCAAAAAAAGGTAAGGGAACTTCAGCTCTATCAAAAAAAGGTAAGGGAAGTTCTGATAAGAGCAGCTTAGAAGCAGCTGAAGGCAAGAGCACAAACAGAGGGCAAGGAAATAAAGTATCTGCTGAACAGGAAGATGCTTTTGCTCCCACAACTCAGATTGTCCAAGACAAGAATTTGATAGGGAACACAAATGAGTTCGCTGAAATCAAGGAAAATTCAAATCCGGGCAGGTCAGCATTGCCTAAAGCTAATGGATCCCAGAGAAAAGGTCAACCAGAAAGTCTCCCTGCTAAATCTGAGCCTGTTTTAACTCCTACAGCTAATACCCTGCAAGAGAAGAATGGCTTTGAGAATGTGAAGGAAAAGAGAAGCACTAGGAAAAATCTGATTAACTCGAGCAAATCcaggaagaagaaagagtttAATTTGCCTTTTCGGTCTTCGAAACGACTTGCTGGGCTTGAACCTGAGCAGATTGTCAACTCAGTTTCCAGTCACCAAgcttttcaagtttcaagtacGAAGTTTGGTGAAAGTGGAACCAGTCCAGATGCATGTTTGGCCACAAATAGTTTGTCAAATGAAGCATCTCAGCAGTTCAAGGATGAGCAAGGAACAATGAATGCACCTCAATCTTCTCTGGACATGAATGATGGATTACATGGAGAGCCATCAGAAAAGAGCAAAGAGCCTCATAAAAAAAACCAAGCTGCTAACATAGAGCAACTGGAGATGCTGGAAACTGAAAAAGTGGATGAGGAGAAACTAGAAGAACAGTGCTGTTTGGTTGAGAATTCTTGGTCAGACCCATGCCTAGAATTTGCAATCAAGACTCTTACAGGTGCATTACCACTGGAGAGCACTTCTAATGATGGGCATGTTTTGATGCCTTCAGCTGACATCCCACAAATAGAAAACTCCCTTGAGGATGGAATAAAAAAGAGCAGCAATAGAAAAACTCAGGTCAACTTGAAGAAATCCATGAATAAGAAAGAGCTTAACTTGCCTTGTCGGTCTTCAAAACGAGTTTCTGGATTTGAACTTGAGATAATGGCAAACACCATTTCCAGTGAACAAGCTCTTCAAAATACAAGTAGAGAGACTTGTGAAAGTGAAGCCACTGTACCTTTGGTTTTGGCAGATGGAGCATCTCAGCAGCTTGAGGCTGGACTTCACATGGAGTTTGCACATCATGCTTCTACCATCATAGACACTCCATTACTTGGAGATTCATCAAACAAGAGCGAAAAGACTCCTGCAGTTGAAGTCCAAGTTGTTCCTGAAGAGCAACTGCAGTTGCCTGAAACTGAAATAATGCCAGAACCACAGGAGCTACCCTTTCCCTTCAGTGATTCTTGGTCTGACCCATGCCTAGAATTTGCATTCAAGACTCTCACAGGTGCAATACCTGTGGAAGATAATTTGGCACAAGGATACTTCCAGGAAGAACTTGACATCTCTCACACGAGGAGGGATAGTGGTTTGGCATTGCCAGATTTTGGCTCACACAACTTTTTCCAAAATGATATTACTTCTCATTTTGATCTACCAGAAAAATCTGAGACAGGACATCAACCATCCATGAGTTCTTCACTCTCTACCCCAGGAACTGTGAGCTTGCCGAGTTGCAGTGGAATTGGTTCTCAGCCTTGCTTGGAGGGCAATAAGGACCTTCATGGAAAGGTTAACTCTTAGAAAAAAAGATACCTACTTCGTTGGGGTAATCAGCAGTACTCTACTTTTTGAATCCCAGCGAAGTGCCCCTCGCAATTTGTCTTTTGTAATGTTTGTAATTAGACCAAGATGGTCTGTTTTATATGCTTAGAAGATCTAGGAgccataaaaaagaaagaaagaatttgagTCACTCTTAACTGTTGTAAGAATTTTTCTTtcgttttttttctttgggccaAATGATCATCAGGTTATTAACTCATTATTTAAATGTTACTGACAAATTCTGAATCTGAATGAAAATTAGAGTGTGTTTGAatattgtttattttgctgaaacttaAAAAAGACACCTACTTTGTTGGGGTAATCAGCAGTACTCTACTTTTTGAATCCAAAGTACTCTTTGAATCCCAGTGAAGTGCCCACGATGGTCGTTTTATATGCTTAGAAGATCTAGGAgccataaaaaagaaagaaagaatttgagTCACTCTTTAACTGTTGTAAGAATTTTTCTTTCGTTTTTTTCTTTGGGCCAAATGGATCATCGggttattaacttattattcaAATGTAATTGACAAATTCTGAATCTGAATAAGAATTAGGATGTATAtagataccacttattttgttgaaacttaaaaattattgctgaaagttctgtagataaaggtaaaagttgaAATAATAGTATAATGAAGCTAATGAATAGTGTTAAAAAGTGCCAtggacttatgaatagtaataaaaataagctacataatgagataattttaatttttaatccttATCTAAATGCACACTTAGGCACCTAATTTGAACACCTAGCAACTATGCTGTCTATGGTTCCAAACACAGAGCTCACTAGGACACAATCaagttattaaaataaatattgaccAAAGTTATATGAATGTGAAAGGGTTACAAAATGAGCACATTGGCGTCCCATGTTAACATCAATAGAGCTGAGTTATTCGTGACTTCAGCTCCGTCGTTCATATTCCAGTGCATTTTGAAGGTATGTTGGATAGACCAAGACAATTGTAATTCTAGTACACAAGGACAGTTCATTCACAATTTGATCGTAATTGGCTTGGAGTAAAGGCGATTTTTGCAATTGTAATAGCTTCGTGTAATGCATTTAGCAAGagatttatgcatttatttaaTCTATAATTTGCCTAGCTGCAAGATTTGAACCTCACACTGAGCTTACCCATCTAGATGCATCCACCACCATATGCTTACATGGGTTCAATTAGCCATCTAAAAAATCTTTATTTCGTGGGTTCTAATTTGTTctgttaacgtgtattagggtatgtgggctttaggcccaccttgtttacttgtatagcacacttacttgtactgcacactctgcctcctatataaaggcacttatgtatattctattacttgagaaatacaatacaatcattcagtatttctaacatagtatcagagcgagtcttaatcttgtagatccatttacaaccaaccacagatttcccaggggggagagtcaccaaatcccaagtatgatttttagataatgcatcaagttcctctttcattgcaatttgccacaaagggtcagtggaagcctcacgataggtgtgaggctcatgtaGTGTAGCAAGAGCAATGTAACAATGAtaatcaagtaaatgtgtaggaatggatcttacccgagttgagtgacgaggtggaatgtcttgtgcaagatcttcaggcggagcagaagcaggggacccaagctcaaggttgggtagctcgtcttcaacctgtgcatcttccacctgttcattaaaaggtgaactaggaaagggatcaaaggtatctggtggttggacagaa
This region includes:
- the LOC126710470 gene encoding uncharacterized protein LOC126710470 isoform X2 — its product is MVARNSSDWLPSGWTVDLKVQKSGREIRSYKNLETGQKFFSKEDVLNYIKSRRSDSGKPQPTNRRIKRHSKVSSKTIVVKTNEHPDWLPNDWNVEVRTRHSGSKIGAKYKCYIDPLAGCRFYSKPEVLRYLKTIKRKTSTSNKRKTDNGISSVAVEKHKVEDLPRGWIKEIKIKKNAHGIRRDPPSSAAKRQKLNHPATRRRLFAGKGSSALSLEGKGTSALSKKGKGTSALSKKGKGSSDKSSLEAAEGKSTNRGQGNKVSAEQEDAFAPTTQIVQDKNLIGNTNEFAEIKENSNPGRSALPKANGSQRKGQPESLPAKSEPVLTPTANTLQEKNGFENVKEKRSTRKNLINSSKSRKKKEFNLPFRSSKRLAGLEPEQIVNSVSSHQAFQVSSTKFGESGTSPDACLATNSLSNEASQQFKDEQGTMNAPQSSLDMNDGLHGEPSEKSKEPHKKNQAANIEQLEMLETEKVDEEKLEEQCCLVENSWSDPCLEFAIKTLTGALPLESTSNDGHVLMPSADIPQIENSLEDGIKKSSNRKTQVNLKKSMNKKELNLPCRSSKRVSGFELEIMANTISSEQALQNTSRETCESEATVPLVLADGASQQLEAGLHMEFAHHASTIIDTPLLGDSSNKSEKTPAVEVQVVPEEQLQLPETEIMPEPQELPFPFSDSWSDPCLEFAFKTLTGAIPVEDNLAQGYFQEELDISHTRRDSGLALPDFGSHNFFQNDITSHFDLPEKSETGHQPSMSSSLSTPGTVSLPSCSGIGSQPCLEGNKDLHGKVNS
- the LOC126710470 gene encoding uncharacterized protein LOC126710470 isoform X1 codes for the protein MVARNSSDWLPSGWTVDLKVQKSGREIRSYKNLETGQKFFSKEDVLNYIKSRRSDSGKPQPTNRRIKRHSKVSSKTIVVKTNEHPDWLPNDWNVEVRTRHSGSKIGAKYKCYIDPLAGCRFYSKPEVLRYLKTIKRKTSTSNKRKTDNGISSVAVEKHKVEDLPRGWIKEIKIKKNAHGIRRDPYYTDPKSGYVFRSKKDVLRYLESGEISRHALKPKKSCINNAELINSEISPSSAAKRQKLNHPATRRRLFAGKGSSALSLEGKGTSALSKKGKGTSALSKKGKGSSDKSSLEAAEGKSTNRGQGNKVSAEQEDAFAPTTQIVQDKNLIGNTNEFAEIKENSNPGRSALPKANGSQRKGQPESLPAKSEPVLTPTANTLQEKNGFENVKEKRSTRKNLINSSKSRKKKEFNLPFRSSKRLAGLEPEQIVNSVSSHQAFQVSSTKFGESGTSPDACLATNSLSNEASQQFKDEQGTMNAPQSSLDMNDGLHGEPSEKSKEPHKKNQAANIEQLEMLETEKVDEEKLEEQCCLVENSWSDPCLEFAIKTLTGALPLESTSNDGHVLMPSADIPQIENSLEDGIKKSSNRKTQVNLKKSMNKKELNLPCRSSKRVSGFELEIMANTISSEQALQNTSRETCESEATVPLVLADGASQQLEAGLHMEFAHHASTIIDTPLLGDSSNKSEKTPAVEVQVVPEEQLQLPETEIMPEPQELPFPFSDSWSDPCLEFAFKTLTGAIPVEDNLAQGYFQEELDISHTRRDSGLALPDFGSHNFFQNDITSHFDLPEKSETGHQPSMSSSLSTPGTVSLPSCSGIGSQPCLEGNKDLHGKVNS